A window from Pseudomonas alloputida encodes these proteins:
- a CDS encoding efflux RND transporter periplasmic adaptor subunit codes for MRLRPAAIVGCLLPLALVACGDSSPGKDPRDTPPVVKAVSVQDASALARSFSGVVVARTQSDLGFRVSGKILQRLVDTGQTVKRGQPLMRMDPVDLNLQARAQQEAVTAARARAKQTGDDEARYRGLVADGAVSASSYDQIKAAADAAKAQLSAAQAQADVARNATEYAVLLADADGVVMDTLAEPGQVVSAGQAVVRLARAGQREAVVYLPETLRPAPGSTALATLFGKPAQAVPAKLRLLSDAADPITRTFEARYVLTGPLASAPLGATITLEIPDTDTDFEAKQIPIGALFDPGNGAGVWVIAGQPAKVSWRAVEVLSVSDEKAVVKSDLHAGDRIVALGAHLLRDGVEVMEQAQTAQVMGHQP; via the coding sequence ATGCGCCTGCGTCCTGCCGCCATAGTCGGTTGCTTACTCCCACTCGCCCTTGTCGCTTGCGGGGACTCTTCACCTGGAAAAGACCCGAGAGACACACCGCCGGTCGTGAAAGCGGTCTCGGTACAGGACGCGTCAGCCCTTGCACGTTCGTTTTCCGGAGTAGTGGTCGCTCGCACACAGAGTGACCTAGGCTTCCGAGTATCCGGAAAAATCCTGCAGCGCCTGGTCGATACCGGGCAAACAGTCAAACGCGGTCAGCCCTTGATGCGCATGGATCCGGTGGATCTGAATCTACAGGCACGCGCACAGCAAGAGGCCGTAACTGCCGCTCGGGCACGGGCCAAGCAGACCGGTGACGACGAAGCTCGATATCGAGGGCTGGTTGCCGATGGCGCGGTCTCGGCCTCGTCCTACGACCAGATCAAAGCTGCGGCTGATGCTGCGAAGGCGCAACTCAGTGCCGCGCAAGCTCAGGCTGACGTTGCCAGGAACGCCACCGAATATGCGGTATTGCTAGCCGACGCCGATGGTGTGGTGATGGACACGCTGGCCGAACCGGGCCAGGTCGTCAGTGCTGGTCAAGCGGTTGTAAGGCTGGCCAGGGCCGGGCAACGAGAAGCTGTCGTCTACTTGCCAGAAACACTTCGACCTGCGCCTGGCTCGACTGCGCTGGCCACGCTATTTGGCAAGCCTGCGCAGGCCGTACCCGCCAAACTGCGCTTGCTTTCAGATGCAGCAGACCCCATCACGCGCACATTCGAGGCCAGGTACGTGCTCACTGGGCCTCTGGCGAGCGCGCCATTGGGTGCAACCATTACGCTTGAGATTCCGGATACCGATACGGATTTCGAAGCGAAGCAGATACCCATCGGCGCACTCTTTGACCCGGGTAACGGAGCTGGGGTTTGGGTGATAGCAGGCCAGCCGGCCAAGGTGTCATGGCGCGCTGTGGAAGTGCTAAGTGTCAGTGACGAAAAAGCGGTCGTGAAGAGTGACCTGCACGCTGGCGATCGGATCGTGGCACTGGGTGCGCATCTGCTGCGCGATGGCGTCGAGGTCATGGAACAGGCTCAAACAGCTCAGGTCATGGGGCACCAACCATGA
- a CDS encoding TetR/AcrR family transcriptional regulator, translated as MSKSSPPSPARGPADHDVRDQIIQAAMEHFAHYGYDKTTVSDLAKSIGFSKAYIYKFFESKQAIGEVICSSRLALIMQRIATATSDAPTASEKLRRLFRAIAEGGADLFFHDRKLYDIAAVASRDQWSSVKSHEANISKVILEILTQGRDAGEFERKTPLDELTLAIFLIMRPYVNAALLQHNLDTLQDAVVQLPALILRSLAP; from the coding sequence ATGAGTAAATCTTCTCCACCCTCGCCGGCGCGCGGGCCAGCCGACCACGACGTGAGGGATCAGATCATCCAGGCTGCCATGGAGCACTTCGCCCATTATGGGTACGACAAGACCACTGTTTCTGACTTAGCCAAATCGATTGGCTTTTCAAAGGCCTACATCTACAAATTCTTCGAATCCAAACAAGCGATCGGAGAGGTGATTTGCTCCAGTCGGCTTGCGCTGATCATGCAGCGCATTGCGACGGCCACCAGCGACGCCCCGACTGCATCGGAAAAGCTGAGACGTCTATTCCGAGCGATCGCTGAGGGCGGAGCTGACCTTTTCTTCCACGACCGGAAGCTCTATGACATAGCGGCAGTGGCATCTCGCGACCAATGGTCGTCGGTCAAGTCTCATGAGGCCAATATCAGTAAGGTCATTCTGGAGATCCTGACACAAGGCCGCGACGCAGGAGAATTTGAACGCAAGACACCCCTGGACGAACTGACACTGGCGATTTTTCTGATCATGAGGCCATACGTAAATGCCGCGCTTCTTCAGCACAACCTGGACACGCTTCAGGATGCGGTCGTCCAACTGCCGGCTTTGATACTCAGAAGTCTCGCCCCTTAG
- a CDS encoding efflux transporter outer membrane subunit, producing MLPYRTIALLLSASLTAGCMVGPDYKQPEVALADHYVADAQPLTASDTSVGSLDVWWEGFGDPLLSRLVTEALGQNLQLAQAQARVAQARAALGSATAALVPSAGINGQAARSRQSVETPLGQLLNSTPDYDRYGNSYELNLQASWEIDLFGGLRRDRQAAVGEYQASEAGAIATRLAVAAQTADIYTTVRGLQARLAIAQNQVKTQQDLLAKVNLLNRKGLAPDYEVRQTEGELSQVEATVPVLRAGLDAALNALDVMLGSTPGTHRAQMAIASSIPQVPAFAQIGKPSDLLRRRPDLIAAERRLMAANAMIGSAISEYYPKFSIGGLIGSASTSGGTFFTGDANQSAVLLGLRWRLFDFSRINAQIDQAKGREAEALAIYRQSVLEASEDVETALSALINRQAQAQSLKRGEVSLERARRSSFVAFQNGVASLIDVLNADQQLLRTSDFRAVAQTEAARAAIAAYLALGGGWSTDSDVAQR from the coding sequence ATGCTTCCCTACCGAACGATTGCTCTGCTGTTGAGCGCCAGTCTCACTGCAGGGTGCATGGTTGGCCCGGATTATAAACAGCCAGAGGTTGCGCTGGCCGATCATTACGTCGCGGATGCACAGCCGTTGACTGCAAGCGACACATCGGTCGGCAGCCTCGATGTCTGGTGGGAAGGATTTGGAGATCCTTTGTTGAGCAGGCTTGTGACCGAGGCGCTGGGGCAAAACCTGCAGTTGGCGCAGGCACAGGCCCGCGTAGCTCAGGCTCGCGCAGCACTGGGCTCAGCGACCGCGGCGCTTGTGCCGTCCGCGGGTATCAATGGTCAAGCTGCACGCTCACGGCAATCCGTTGAAACGCCATTGGGCCAGCTGCTGAACTCAACGCCTGACTATGACCGCTACGGCAACAGCTATGAACTCAATCTGCAAGCAAGCTGGGAAATCGACTTGTTTGGTGGGCTGCGGCGTGATCGGCAAGCAGCCGTCGGTGAGTACCAGGCTTCCGAGGCGGGGGCAATCGCGACGCGTCTTGCCGTTGCCGCGCAAACAGCCGATATCTACACCACCGTGAGGGGGCTGCAGGCGCGCCTGGCCATTGCTCAGAACCAGGTGAAGACACAGCAAGACCTTCTGGCCAAAGTCAACCTGCTCAACCGCAAAGGTCTGGCGCCTGACTACGAGGTTCGTCAAACCGAAGGCGAACTGTCTCAAGTCGAGGCAACCGTGCCAGTTTTGCGTGCGGGCCTGGATGCGGCTCTCAACGCCTTGGATGTCATGCTTGGCAGTACGCCAGGTACCCACCGCGCCCAGATGGCAATTGCCTCGTCAATCCCTCAGGTGCCTGCGTTTGCGCAAATCGGCAAACCTTCCGATCTGCTCCGCCGTCGGCCCGACCTGATCGCCGCTGAGCGCAGGCTCATGGCTGCCAATGCCATGATCGGCAGTGCGATCAGTGAGTATTACCCAAAATTCTCGATAGGCGGGCTGATCGGCAGTGCGTCTACCTCTGGCGGAACATTTTTCACGGGCGATGCCAACCAATCAGCCGTATTGCTCGGTTTGAGGTGGAGACTCTTTGATTTTAGCCGCATCAACGCGCAGATAGACCAGGCCAAAGGACGTGAAGCCGAAGCCCTGGCCATCTATCGGCAGTCTGTGCTGGAGGCTTCGGAAGATGTTGAAACAGCTTTGTCTGCATTGATCAATCGGCAAGCGCAGGCACAGTCGCTCAAACGCGGTGAGGTATCCCTGGAGCGAGCACGACGTTCGTCCTTCGTAGCATTCCAGAACGGTGTAGCCAGTTTGATAGACGTTCTGAACGCAGATCAGCAGCTTCTCAGGACATCGGATTTCCGAGCAGTTGCGCAAACTGAAGCAGCGCGTGCTGCTATTGCTGCCTACCTCGCCCTGGGTGGCGGGTGGTCAACTGACTCAGATGTGGCACAGCGATGA